A stretch of Tripterygium wilfordii isolate XIE 37 chromosome 11, ASM1340144v1, whole genome shotgun sequence DNA encodes these proteins:
- the LOC120009909 gene encoding uncharacterized protein LOC120009909 has product MCHRGKVSFEKLREHSTCYVAQILVSLYEFHGRSRVDEDLQRKKARNIDKLKVDLTAVKIELAYTKPDSLAKDTELDTLNIKNANLSKKRQDFEIELNQTLSCVTSYKKDAAEKAYEEAYTDYVPVLKNEGNSAYLKASRECSFGCRHSQGLSFVGTRSPFFSCS; this is encoded by the exons ATGTGTCATAGGGGGAAGGTTTCATTTGAGAAGCTTAGGGAACATTCTACCTGTTATGTTGCGCAG ATTCTTGTGTCCTTATATGAATTCCATGGGAGGTCTAGAGTCGACGAGGATCTACAAAGAAAAAAGGCTAGGAATATTGATAAACTTAAGGTTGATCTTACTGCTGTCAAGATCGAGTTAGCCTACACCAAACCAGATTCATTAGCCAAAGACACTGAGCTTGACACATTGAACATCAAGAATGCTAATCTGAGCAAGAAACGTCAAGATTTTGAGATCGAGCTGAACCAGACCTTGTCGTGTGTTACTTCATATAAGAAGGATGCTGCTGAGAAGGCTTATGAGGAAGCCTACACTGATTATGTCCCAGTCTTGAAGAACGAGGGGAATAGTGCCTATCTTAAGGCATCACGAGAATGCTCTTTTGGATGCCGACATTCCCAAGGACTCTCCTTTGTGGGGACAAGATCGCCTTTTTTTTCCTGTAGCTGA